The genome window GAGATGATATTGTAACTGGGAAATCCACATTTTTAGTTGAAATGTTAGAAGTTTCGACTATTTTAAACAAAGCAACCGATAAAAGTCTTGTTCTTTTGGATGAAGTGGGAAGAGGTACAAGCACTTTAGACGGTATTTCTGTTGCGTGGGCAATTTCTGAATACCTGTTTCAAATTAAGAAATGTAATACGATATTTGCAACTCACTATACAGAACTAACATACATGTCTCATATATACAAAGAAGTAGTCTCTAAGCGAGTCAAAGTGCTGGAAACTATGGATGGTGTAGTTTTTCTTCATAAGATAGAAGAAGGAATAAGCGATAACAGTTATGGAATAGAAATTGCAAGGTTAGCAGGATTCCCGCCAGAAATAATCGGGAGATCGAAAGAGATACTCGAACTGTTATCAGATAGAGTGGATTTAGAGGGTAAGTTTAAAAGTATTAAAAATATAAAAAAGAAAAAATATGAAGAACATGAAAATCAATTAAAAATGTTTTAATTTATGATATAATTATTAATTGACAAATAACTTTATCTAAAGGAGGTAAATTCAATGCCGTTAAATGAAGAAAATGATTATGGAGAAATTATCACTTCTGAAAATGTATTAAAAGATTTAGTTTTTAAAACAGTAGAAACTTTTTTGAAGTCTCAAAAAATGTACAATGATAAAATTCAAAAAGATTTACAAAAGAGCATTAAAATAGTAGTAAATGATGATCAGAGTGTAAGCGTTTCGTTAAAATTACCTGCAAAATATGGTGAAAACATTGTTGAATTTTCAAAAGAAGTCCAAAAATCAATCAAAGAGGATCTTGAAAAAATAGCTGAAGCCTATGTATCTAACGTTGATATAGCTATAGAAAATCTCGTCAGACCTGAAGAATTGCAAGAGGAATACGAAGAATTGGAAGGCGAAGTTGAAGAAACGAGTGCAGTAAACAAGGAATTAACAGATGAAGAAGAAGGCGAAGAGCAGAAAAAGCAAGATGAGTAATTCAATTACAAAAAAAAGAGAAATGAGAAAAGTTGTTTTTGAAAGTCTTTTCCAATTAGCCATTGAAAAAGTTGATCTGGAAAGACTATTTTTCACGTTTGAAACTTTAAATCGTAGATCACCGTTAGAAAAAGCTTATTATGAGGAAGCAAGAACGTATATAGAAGACATTTACAAGAATTTAAATCAATATGACGAATTGATTGAAAAATACTCAGAAGGATGGTCTTTTGAGCGTATTGGCAATGTTGAAAAAACTGTGATGAGAATTTTTATTTATGAATTGTTCAACAAAAAACAAATTCCAGTAAAAGTCATTTTAAATGAAGCAACAGAATTAACTAAGACTTATGCCTCACAAAAGTCTGCTGCTTTTGTT of Petrotoga sp. 9PW.55.5.1 contains these proteins:
- a CDS encoding Asp23/Gls24 family envelope stress response protein, producing MPLNEENDYGEIITSENVLKDLVFKTVETFLKSQKMYNDKIQKDLQKSIKIVVNDDQSVSVSLKLPAKYGENIVEFSKEVQKSIKEDLEKIAEAYVSNVDIAIENLVRPEELQEEYEELEGEVEETSAVNKELTDEEEGEEQKKQDE
- the nusB gene encoding transcription antitermination factor NusB, which codes for MKKKAKSRKSKMSNSITKKREMRKVVFESLFQLAIEKVDLERLFFTFETLNRRSPLEKAYYEEARTYIEDIYKNLNQYDELIEKYSEGWSFERIGNVEKTVMRIFIYELFNKKQIPVKVILNEATELTKTYASQKSAAFVNGIMDNVARSINPIIS